A part of Opitutales bacterium genomic DNA contains:
- the carA gene encoding glutamine-hydrolyzing carbamoyl-phosphate synthase small subunit has product MYESSILAFEDGTVFRGRGFGAETTTVGEACFNTSMTGYQEVLTDPSYHGQIVTMTASQIGNYGINLEDPESSHPQVKGFVIRELSPCISNWRSQQDLDSYLAEHGIPGIEGLDTRAITKKLRMAGALKCCLSTAEISVEEAVERARSWEGLVGSDYVSKVTCDAPYEFDPEGEESTVFSVPGTSLNAMEPITQRFKVAAFDLGAKKSIFKRLKLHGFDVHVFPANASADAVKEVKPDCLFLSNGPGDPSVVSYAHQTVKSLIEHYPTFGICMGHQILTHAMGAKTFKLKFGHRGGNQPVKNVETGRVSITSQNHGFASSKEELERVGAIVTEINLNDETVEGIRHKDLPVFSVQYHPEAAPGPSDADALFRDFYSLVKEHRG; this is encoded by the coding sequence ATGTACGAATCTAGCATCCTCGCTTTTGAAGATGGCACGGTTTTCCGTGGCCGCGGCTTTGGCGCCGAAACGACTACTGTAGGGGAAGCCTGCTTTAATACCAGCATGACGGGTTATCAAGAAGTCCTTACTGACCCTTCATACCACGGTCAGATCGTGACCATGACCGCTTCGCAGATCGGAAACTATGGTATCAATCTTGAGGACCCAGAGTCTTCTCATCCTCAGGTGAAAGGCTTTGTCATCCGAGAATTGTCACCCTGCATCAGTAATTGGCGTAGCCAGCAGGACTTAGACTCTTATTTAGCTGAGCATGGCATTCCAGGGATTGAAGGTTTGGACACGCGCGCCATAACGAAAAAATTGCGCATGGCCGGAGCGCTCAAATGCTGCCTATCAACAGCGGAAATTTCAGTCGAGGAGGCGGTGGAGCGCGCACGCAGCTGGGAGGGGTTAGTAGGCTCGGACTATGTATCAAAAGTGACTTGTGATGCGCCCTACGAATTTGATCCAGAGGGTGAAGAAAGTACGGTATTTTCCGTGCCGGGCACATCTCTGAACGCTATGGAGCCCATCACCCAACGATTCAAGGTCGCTGCCTTCGATTTGGGTGCCAAAAAGTCTATCTTTAAGCGATTGAAACTGCACGGCTTCGACGTCCACGTCTTTCCGGCAAATGCAAGCGCAGACGCCGTAAAGGAGGTAAAGCCCGACTGTCTCTTTCTCAGCAACGGACCCGGAGATCCATCAGTGGTTTCTTATGCACATCAAACGGTGAAAAGTTTGATTGAGCACTACCCCACTTTTGGAATCTGCATGGGCCATCAAATCCTGACCCATGCGATGGGAGCAAAGACTTTCAAACTCAAGTTCGGGCATCGTGGCGGCAACCAGCCGGTCAAGAATGTCGAAACAGGCCGTGTTTCGATCACTTCTCAAAATCATGGTTTTGCTTCTTCAAAAGAAGAACTCGAGCGCGTCGGGGCAATCGTCACTGAGATCAATCTGAACGACGAAACCGTTGAAGGCATTCGCCATAAGGACCTCCCCGTGTT